One Kitasatospora viridis genomic region harbors:
- a CDS encoding endonuclease/exonuclease/phosphatase family protein produces MTTIRLLTFNTLFRGRARERLRALGAVLERSDYDLVCLQELMSPRNLAALRAVAHSYGYAARARAYPLVRGGLVTLSRTPPQRQHFTPFRPARPLRSEWIMLKGALATEYRVAGQRLVVVNTHLSSNRDDDWSPGNRYTQVQARELARLEELVRATDPSALLVVAGDFNVPRDSSTYQRFTAATGLRDLLAGDREPTYRPTRRWPNPPALDQVLLRAPAGVRVDGTARLVLREAVALADGTEAYLSDHYAIEAVLRIEPAAARRR; encoded by the coding sequence ATGACGACGATCCGGCTGCTGACCTTCAACACCCTCTTCCGCGGCCGGGCCCGGGAGCGGCTGCGCGCGCTCGGTGCGGTCCTGGAGCGGTCCGACTACGACCTGGTCTGCCTGCAGGAGTTGATGTCGCCGCGGAACCTGGCGGCGCTGCGCGCTGTCGCGCACTCCTACGGGTACGCGGCACGTGCGCGGGCCTATCCGCTGGTGCGGGGCGGGCTGGTGACGCTGTCCCGGACGCCGCCGCAGCGCCAGCACTTCACACCGTTCCGGCCTGCCCGGCCGCTGCGCAGTGAGTGGATCATGCTCAAGGGTGCGCTGGCGACCGAGTACCGCGTGGCGGGGCAGCGGCTGGTGGTGGTGAACACCCACCTGTCGTCGAACCGGGACGACGACTGGTCGCCCGGCAACCGCTACACCCAGGTCCAGGCGCGCGAACTCGCCCGGCTCGAAGAGCTCGTGCGGGCGACCGACCCGAGCGCGCTGCTCGTGGTCGCCGGGGACTTCAACGTCCCGCGCGACAGCTCGACCTACCAGCGCTTCACCGCCGCCACGGGACTGCGCGACCTGCTGGCCGGGGACCGTGAGCCGACCTACCGGCCCACCCGGCGGTGGCCGAACCCGCCCGCCCTGGACCAGGTGCTGTTGCGCGCGCCGGCCGGGGTGAGGGTCGACGGCACCGCCCGGCTGGTGCTGCGCGAGGCGGTGGCGCTGGCGGACGGGACCGAGGCGTACCTCTCGGACCACTACGCGATCGAGGCCGTCCTGCGGATCGAGCCGGCCGCGGCCCGGCGCCGCTGA
- the thpR gene encoding RNA 2',3'-cyclic phosphodiesterase: MDDHSEPSTVRVFVALAPPDDAKDELARFLRPVYAQCPQLRWNRIEDWHITLAFLGEVPVEVVPSLRSALGDWTASRHAVRLGLHGAGHFDQRLLWSGIGGDLEGLHLLAEGVRERVESCGVGFRDRPLSPHLTLARSRRDDPSSVPKAAEGLAGFVGRPWVAERLHLVGSNFGRGPGPIRYRDIEAWRFGAGVRGDRGGAW, encoded by the coding sequence GTGGATGATCACTCGGAGCCTTCGACCGTTCGCGTCTTCGTGGCGTTGGCCCCACCCGATGACGCGAAGGACGAACTGGCCCGGTTCCTGCGCCCCGTCTACGCGCAGTGCCCCCAACTGCGGTGGAACCGGATCGAGGACTGGCACATCACGCTGGCCTTCCTCGGCGAAGTGCCCGTCGAGGTGGTGCCGTCGCTGCGGTCGGCGCTGGGCGACTGGACGGCGTCGCGCCACGCGGTGCGCCTGGGCCTGCACGGCGCCGGCCATTTCGATCAGCGGCTGTTGTGGAGCGGGATCGGCGGAGACCTTGAAGGGCTGCACCTGCTCGCCGAGGGAGTCCGGGAACGGGTCGAGTCCTGCGGCGTCGGTTTCCGGGACCGCCCGCTGAGCCCCCATCTGACACTGGCACGGTCCCGTCGTGACGATCCGTCCAGCGTGCCGAAGGCTGCGGAGGGGCTGGCCGGCTTCGTGGGCCGGCCGTGGGTGGCCGAGCGCCTGCACCTGGTCGGCAGCAACTTCGGCCGGGGGCCCGGGCCGATCCGCTACCGCGACATCGAGGCATGGCGGTTCGGCGCCGGAGTCCGAGGCGATCGGGGTGGTGCCTGGTGA
- a CDS encoding IS3 family transposase, which produces MDEAFTAVEHELGTTAACRLTGRSRATHYRRLKPPPARRPRSPQVQPSALTAEERHAVLALMNSPEYAELPPAQIWARELDTGRYHCSVSTMYRILRERGQSGERRRQATHPARTVPELVATASSQVWSWDITKAAGPRKGIWYHAYVIIDIFSRYIVGHTVEPVESAERAEELIREAIERNGIVPETVHADRGTSMTSKKVSQLLTDLGVTRSHSRPKVSNDNPYSEAQFKTVKYMADFPPRFDSLAHAREWFDAFISYYNHEHRHSGIGLHTPASVHFGTAEQVRDQRAVTLAEAYARHPERFGRRPRPPEIPQTAWINDPSKRREPTPQTS; this is translated from the coding sequence GTGGACGAGGCGTTCACCGCCGTCGAACACGAGTTGGGCACCACGGCCGCATGCCGGCTGACCGGCCGCTCCCGGGCCACCCACTACCGAAGACTGAAACCGCCGCCCGCGCGCCGGCCCCGATCTCCGCAGGTCCAGCCCTCCGCCCTGACGGCCGAAGAACGGCATGCGGTACTGGCCTTGATGAACAGCCCCGAGTACGCCGAGCTGCCGCCCGCGCAGATCTGGGCCCGCGAGCTGGACACCGGGCGCTACCACTGCTCGGTCTCCACGATGTACCGGATCCTGCGCGAGCGCGGGCAGTCGGGCGAGCGGCGCAGGCAGGCCACCCACCCGGCCAGGACGGTTCCCGAACTGGTCGCCACCGCGTCCTCGCAGGTGTGGTCGTGGGACATCACCAAGGCCGCCGGCCCCCGCAAGGGCATCTGGTATCACGCCTACGTCATCATCGACATCTTCAGCCGCTACATCGTCGGCCATACCGTCGAGCCGGTCGAATCGGCCGAACGGGCCGAGGAGTTGATCCGCGAGGCCATCGAGCGCAACGGCATCGTCCCCGAGACCGTGCACGCCGACCGCGGCACTTCCATGACCTCCAAGAAGGTCTCCCAGCTGCTGACCGACCTCGGCGTCACCAGGAGCCACTCGCGCCCCAAGGTCTCCAACGACAACCCTTACAGCGAGGCCCAGTTCAAGACCGTCAAGTACATGGCCGACTTCCCGCCGCGCTTCGATTCCCTGGCCCATGCACGTGAATGGTTCGACGCCTTCATCTCGTACTACAACCACGAGCACCGGCACTCGGGCATCGGCCTGCACACGCCCGCCAGCGTCCACTTCGGCACCGCCGAACAGGTCCGCGACCAGCGGGCCGTCACCCTCGCCGAGGCATACGCCCGGCATCCCGAACGCTTCGGACGCCGTCCCCGGCCGCCCGAGATACCGCAGACAGCATGGATCAACGACCCCAGCAAGCGCAGGGAACCCACACCACAAACCTCATAG
- a CDS encoding DUF3027 domain-containing protein: MTVGEAWTGDDQDHNDRCHARWRASLNRSTTQTEYRDEWYDAQCGGCRFWIALSGRLGQDYGVCSNPGSSFDGRVRFEHDGCESFAGRADGSFG, from the coding sequence GTGACCGTTGGTGAGGCTTGGACCGGTGACGATCAAGATCACAACGATCGGTGCCATGCGCGCTGGCGAGCGTCGTTGAACCGCTCGACGACCCAAACCGAATACCGGGACGAGTGGTATGACGCCCAGTGCGGAGGATGCCGCTTCTGGATCGCGTTGAGCGGACGACTTGGCCAGGACTACGGGGTGTGCAGCAACCCCGGTTCGTCTTTCGATGGGCGAGTTCGGTTCGAGCACGACGGCTGTGAGAGCTTCGCCGGCCGCGCTGACGGATCCTTCGGGTAG
- a CDS encoding transposase has translation MTSSNPSATDPAPRPKRRTFSPEYKLRIVAEYDAAPEGEKGAVLRRERLYHSHVTEWRAARDAGALERLVDHRTSPARPKKSAAEAENEKLRRQVERLEKELARNKAALEVLGKASALLEMISESAD, from the coding sequence ATGACCAGCAGTAATCCGTCCGCCACTGACCCGGCTCCCCGGCCGAAGCGCCGCACGTTCAGCCCCGAGTACAAGCTGCGGATCGTCGCCGAGTACGACGCCGCGCCCGAGGGCGAGAAGGGTGCGGTCCTGCGCCGCGAGCGCCTGTACCACTCGCACGTCACCGAGTGGCGGGCCGCGCGCGACGCCGGGGCCCTGGAGAGGCTGGTCGACCACCGCACGAGCCCGGCCCGCCCGAAGAAGTCCGCCGCCGAGGCCGAGAACGAGAAGCTGCGCCGGCAGGTGGAACGGCTGGAGAAGGAACTCGCCCGGAACAAGGCCGCGCTGGAGGTCCTGGGAAAAGCGTCGGCGCTCTTGGAAATGATCTCCGAGAGCGCGGACTGA
- a CDS encoding PH domain-containing protein, whose translation MKSSVPTTLACALALVITADAKSRNPVVTALFAVALLVAYVIAASFVGPFCGSTTVTSAGLTLRTLLRTRVVTWPQVQAFRVSSDVDRGIDHCLVEVRLHRGRAVVLPGMVASSADDPELRSRLVELRAAWAAARPDAAIG comes from the coding sequence TTGAAATCTTCCGTTCCGACCACGCTGGCCTGTGCGCTGGCTCTCGTCATCACCGCGGACGCCAAGAGCCGCAATCCCGTGGTGACTGCGCTCTTCGCGGTCGCTCTGCTCGTTGCCTACGTCATCGCCGCTTCCTTTGTCGGTCCCTTCTGCGGCAGCACCACGGTGACCTCGGCGGGCCTGACCTTGAGGACCTTGCTGAGGACACGTGTGGTCACCTGGCCGCAGGTGCAGGCGTTCAGGGTCTCGTCCGACGTTGACCGCGGTATCGATCACTGCCTCGTCGAGGTCCGCCTGCACCGGGGGCGGGCGGTGGTCCTGCCGGGCATGGTCGCGTCGAGCGCCGATGACCCTGAGCTCCGCTCGCGCCTTGTGGAACTGCGGGCCGCGTGGGCCGCGGCCCGACCCGATGCGGCGATCGGATAG